A stretch of Mustela nigripes isolate SB6536 chromosome 6, MUSNIG.SB6536, whole genome shotgun sequence DNA encodes these proteins:
- the PCED1B gene encoding PC-esterase domain-containing protein 1B: MVHLYASEVQQLLHNKFVVILGDSVQRAVYKDLVLLLQKDCLLTTTQLKAKGEETFEKDKLVDGGQMGPMHNGIQYREVRQFCDNHHLVRFYFLTRVYSSYLEDVLQELQSSEHGHPDVIIMNSCLWDLSRYGPDSWQSYLKNLESLFGLLGQVLPKSCLLVWNTAMPVGEQITAGFLPPEHQPGDDSLRVQVIEANFYSSTEAKKHGFDVLDLHFHFRHAEQHLQRDGVHWNERAHRHLSQLLLAHVADAWGVELPQRDSVSAWIPLDPAMGGRGRGVQRRRQAGRAPRAFPPSRCGPLLPSPLLPLPQPPRLPLPPQPHPFTFHPVMPRFLFCPQDTNFASDEPFQADQNSNYFHSDALSPTQTGLSSEDDFMIYPQPPVPPGPVPYLQRFPVVHRGFPRFVSRGPYTPWGRRPRSSRRRAHSRPQPRPQ, from the coding sequence ATGGTCCACCTGTATGCCTCCGAAGTGCAGCAGCTGCTCCACAACAAGTTCGTGGTCATCCTGGGAGACTCAGTCCAAAGGGCGGTGTACAAAGACCTGGTGCTCCTGCTGCAGAAGGACTGCCTGCTCACTACCACCCAGCTCAAGGCCAAGGGAGAGGAGACCTTTGAAAAGGACAAGCTGGTGGACGGAGGCCAGATGGGCCCCATGCACAATGGCATCCAGTACCGGGAGGTCCGCCAGTTCTGTGACAACCACCACCTGGTGCGCTTCTACTTCCTCACGCGCGTCTACTCCAGCTACCTGGAGGACGTCCTGCAGGAGCTGCAGTCCAGCGAGCACGGCCACCCGGATGTGATCATCATGAACTCGTGCCTCTGGGACCTATCCAGGTATGGCCCGGACTCCTGGCAGAGCTACCTGAAGAACCTGGAGAGCCTGTTCGGGCTCCTGGGCCAGGTGCTGCCCAAGTCGTGCCTGCTGGTGTGGAACACGGCCATGCCCGTGGGCGAGCAGATCACGGCGGGCTTCCTGCCGCCCGAGCACCAGCCTGGGGATGACTCCCTGAGGGTCCAAGTCATTGAAGCCAACTTCTACAGCTCTACCGAGGCGAAGAAGCACGGCTTCGACGTGCTGGACTTGCACTTCCACTTCCGCCACGCCGAGCAGCACCTGCAGCGCGACGGTGTGCACTGGAACGAGCGCGCACACCGCCACCTCTCCCAGCTGCTGCTGGCGCACGTGGCCGACGCCTGGGGCGTGGAGCTGCCGCAGCGCGACAGTGTGAGTGCGTGGATCCCGTTGGACCCGGCGATGGGGGGACGCGGCCGGGGCGttcagaggaggaggcaggctggcAGGGCTCCACGGGCCTTCCCGCCCTCAAGGTGCGGCCCCCTACTCCCGAgtccccttctgcctctgccccagcctccccgCCTGCCCTTGCCCCCACAGCCTCATCCCTTTACTTTCCACCCGGTGATGCCGCGGTTCCTCTTTTGTCCCCAAGATACGAATTTTGCCTCAGACGAGCCTTTCCAGGCGGATCAGAACTCAAACTATTTCCATTCAGATGCCCTCTCACCGACCCAGACAGGATTATCCTCTGAAGATGACTTCATGATCTATCCTCAGCCCCCGGTGCCCCCTGGCCCCGTACCCTATCTGCAGCGATTTCCTGTGGTTCATAGGGGCTTCCCCCGCTTTGTGTCTCGTGGCCCCTATACGCCCTGGGGTCGGCGGCCGAGATCTTCCAGGAGACGGGCCCATTCCCGCCCACAGCCAAGGCCTCAGTAA